Within the Borreliella valaisiana VS116 genome, the region GATTAAAAAAAACTTTGATAAAAACCCTAAAATCGAAATATTAGAAAACGAACCAATATATTTTTTTATAATGTTTATTTTATCTTTAATTCCAAATATAATTATATTAATACACAATCAATAATAGTGAGAAATAAAAATGAAAGAAAAAATAAATACATTGTTTAAACAAGCCGAAGATATTTGGAGGAAGCTTTGACAAAAAAGAAATTCAAGCTAAAATTGAAAAATATGAAAAAGAAATAAACCAGAAAAATTTTTGGAATGATCCTAAAAGAGCCCAAAAAGTTATTAAAGCTCAAAGTATCTTAAGAAACAAAATTGATCCGTGGGAAGAGTTAATCAACAAAATTAAAGACTTAGGCGATCTGTGCGAAATTATTGAAAATGAAAAAGATATTAGCAGCTTGGAAATCGAATTTAATATACTTGAAAAACAGTACAAAGATTTGCTCACAATTTCTTACTTTAAAGAAGAGCTTGATGCAAACGGCGCGTTTTTAACTATTCATTCTGGTGCTGGGGGAACTGAAGCATGCGATTGGGTTGCAATGCTTTACAGAATGTATTCAAGATATGTTGAGAGGAAAAAATATAAAACAGAACTTATTGATTTACTTGAAGCAGAAGGTGGAATAAAGTCTGTTACAATAGAAATCAAAGGTGAGTATGCTTATGGACTTTTAAAAAGCGAAGTCGGAATACATCGTCTTATAAGAATTTCTCCATTTGATGCTGCTAAAAAAAGACATACCTCTTTTGCATCAGTATTTGTTGACCCTGTTATTGATGAAAAAATAGAAATAATAATCAAACCAGAAGATATAAGAATAGATACATACAGAGCATCAGGAGCCGGAGGACAACACGTCAACAAAACATCCTCTGCTGTAAGAATAACTCACATTGAAACAGGAATAGTAACTCAATCTCAAAGCGACCGAAGTCAGCACAAAAACAAAGAAATGGCAATGAAAGTTTTAAAATCAAGACTTTACGAATACTATAAGAATAAAGAAGACGAAAAAAATAAATCCAAGCAAGACACAAAAAAAGAAATTTCTTGGGGAAACCAAATAAGGTCTTATGTATTTCAACCTTACAATTTGGTAAAAGATCACAGAACAAAATTTGAAAATTCAAACACCACTTCGGTTATGGACGGCAATATAGACAATTTCATAGAAGAGTATTTAAAATGGAAAAGCTTAAACTAACGCTAGTAATACCCTTACTAATATTTACAATACACAAAATAAATTCTCAAAGCAATATAATTTACAACTTTTCCTATATCATTAATACAAAAACAGAAAATATTGACCTTAAAAAAGGAATTGAAAAACAATTGAACAAAGTCTACGATAAAATAACAGAACATATTGTAAACAATGCTGACAAGAATATCATTGAAGATATTTATATAAATCAAGATATAATAAAAACAGAACTTGAAATTAGTAAATTAAAAAAAGAAATGGATAAAAAAAAAATTCAAAATATAATAACCGCAAAAGAAAAGCATAAAACCAAAACCAAAATTGATGAGCTTAAAAAAGACATTCAAAATATTAACAGCAAACAAAAAAAATTTGCAGAATATTTCAATAATTTAAACAAACTAAAAGTAAAATACAAAAAAATTGAAGAACAAACAAACATATCAAATTTAAACAAAGAATTTTTCATAAGAGAAGAATTATTTTTTATTAACTATATTGACCTGAAAAAAATAGAAAATTATTATTTGCTAGAAATCAGCAATATCACCCCTGAAAAAATTGAGACTGAAAAAGCAGTATTTAAAACATCATCCTCTATTAATGAAATTGCAGATAAAATAACAAAGCACAGTTTAAAAGAAATATTGGGTAGAGAATTTTTAAAAATCAATATTAACGTCAAAAACAACCCGGATGCAAAAATCTACATAAATGAAAAATTTGTTTCAAAAGGAATCTATTACGATAATATTTTTGACATTTCTAAAATCCCAAACAAAGAAATTGAAATACAAATTACAAGTACAAATTTTGAAAATCACTCTATTAAAAAAAAGGTTAAAAATGCAGATTCAATAATATTAAATATTGATTTAAAAAGAACAATCTCTAAAAAAGTAGCAATTACAAGTAATGTAAAATCTAAAGTTTTTAAAAAAGGTATATTTATAGGAGAAACCCCAATTGAAATTGAAAAACCAGAAAGTCAAGACATCATTTTGCTTAAATCTAACGGATATAGAGATAGATTTAAGCTAATAAATAAGGAAGAAGATAAAGTAGAAATAGAAATGATAAAAACCAGCAAAAATAGAGTTAGCAATGCAAGAGATAAATTTTATGTCAATCTGGCTATTTTCACATTAAGCACAATAGGAACCATTTTTGCAGGAACATTACACAACAATGCAGATACACTTTATAAAATAACTGGAAATCACTTTATCAATAAAAGATTAGCGGCTGAAGATGTTTATATGGCAAAAGCAGAACAAATGACTGCAACATTTCTATTTGGAGCAGGCATCACTTTAACTATTGGTAGCTTTATTTCATTAATAACTCATTTAGTAGAATATATTAAAGAGGCAAATCTGGGAGAATAGATTTAACAATTAATAAACAGGAGAACAGGCTTTTGGGCATTTTAGAAAAAATAAAAAATTTATTTAAAAGTAATCAACAAGAAAATGTTATTGAAAACTTAGAAGAAATTCTATTAGAATCAGACATCAATAATGAAATTGTAATAGAAATAATAAACAAATTAACAAAAGAAAAAAATAAAAACGAAGAAATTATTATTGAAAAACTAAAAGAACTTTTAAGTAATTATATTAACACAAAAAAATTTACTCTAGAAAATAACAAATTAAACATTTTGTTAATAGTTGGAATAAATGGAATTGGGAAAACATCAAGCATAGCAAAACTTGCAAATAAATTAAAAAATGAAGGCAAAAATATATTAATATCGGCTGCTGATACATTCAGAGCAGCTGCAATTGAACAAATGAAAATTTATGGAAAACAAATTGGAATCAGAATAATATCTCAAAACCAAGGAAGCGATCCATCAGCTGTCATATTCGACAGCATATCAAGCGCTAAGCTTAAAAATTACGACGCATTAATTATTGACACAGCTGGAAGATTGCAAAATAAAGAAAATTTAATAAAAGAGCTTCAAAAGATAAACAATGTAATATTAAAGCAAATAAAAAACACCAACATCAATTATCAAAAAATACTTGTAATCGATTCTACTATTGGAAAAAATACAAACAACCAAGCAGAAATTTTTAATAACGCAATAGAAATAGATGGAATAATAATCACTAAACTTGATTCATCCTCCAGAGCAGGTACACTAATAAATATTTCAAAAATTCTTAAAAAGCCTATATACTTTACTACATTTGGAGAAAAACTAGAAGACATTAAAGAATTTGATATCAATGAATATCTTAATAAATTACTATGAAAAAAAACCGATTGACACTTCTTTTATTTATACCACAAATTATTTATGCAAAAAGCTATTTTGCATCTGATGCATTTTTCAATAAATACCAAAAATTAAACGAAAAACCAAAAACGGGGTTTTACATTGAGTATCATTCTACTGATGATACCGAAAAACTCTACTTATATAAAGAAACTGATTTAATAAAATACAAAACAATTCAAATCATAGAAAACACAAGAAAAATTACATATTACGATACAAAAGATATAAAAAGAAAAGAAGA harbors:
- the prfB gene encoding peptide chain release factor 2 (programmed frameshift) — protein: MKEKINTLFKQAEDIWRKLDKKEIQAKIEKYEKEINQKNFWNDPKRAQKVIKAQSILRNKIDPWEELINKIKDLGDLCEIIENEKDISSLEIEFNILEKQYKDLLTISYFKEELDANGAFLTIHSGAGGTEACDWVAMLYRMYSRYVERKKYKTELIDLLEAEGGIKSVTIEIKGEYAYGLLKSEVGIHRLIRISPFDAAKKRHTSFASVFVDPVIDEKIEIIIKPEDIRIDTYRASGAGGQHVNKTSSAVRITHIETGIVTQSQSDRSQHKNKEMAMKVLKSRLYEYYKNKEDEKNKSKQDTKKEISWGNQIRSYVFQPYNLVKDHRTKFENSNTTSVMDGNIDNFIEEYLKWKSLN
- the ftsY gene encoding signal recognition particle-docking protein FtsY, which gives rise to MGILEKIKNLFKSNQQENVIENLEEILLESDINNEIVIEIINKLTKEKNKNEEIIIEKLKELLSNYINTKKFTLENNKLNILLIVGINGIGKTSSIAKLANKLKNEGKNILISAADTFRAAAIEQMKIYGKQIGIRIISQNQGSDPSAVIFDSISSAKLKNYDALIIDTAGRLQNKENLIKELQKINNVILKQIKNTNINYQKILVIDSTIGKNTNNQAEIFNNAIEIDGIIITKLDSSSRAGTLINISKILKKPIYFTTFGEKLEDIKEFDINEYLNKLL